The Pyrenophora tritici-repentis strain M4 chromosome 8, whole genome shotgun sequence genome contains a region encoding:
- a CDS encoding Trichoplein multi-domain protein, giving the protein MPPHTSPRNVSGPLAVDKPPMSPLSPMSADENSSWARPNHYNTPNSKTSQYIDKITQENDRLRRELRAEKLAREDEAKRVSAAQTKAEDSRAEYEHWQVLASTNARAIERKDRKLEELKALLDIEVARRKSAELRAEEALKMLGDTRSETQRQLSQAYEMKGMADTNLETARDGFKRMTEGYERKIRQINDELNELRRKRLEDADKIKRQAIISDQLQHESSRAIRTEAKLTNLMEAYKTEHKKEVEQLVQEAEKLRRVLPEKEREAQELVDSLCQTRDKMRWVMTQQQRQTGT; this is encoded by the coding sequence ATGCCGCCACACACCTCACCCCGCAACGTCTCAGGCCCGCTCGCTGTCGACAAGCCCCCCATGAGCCCTCTGAGCCCCATGAGCGCCGACGAGAACAGCTCATGGGCGCGCCCAAACCACTACAACACACCCAACTCCAAGACATCGCAGTACATTGATAAGATCACGCAAGAAAACGATCGTCTGCGTCGCGAGCTGCGAGCCGAGAAGCTTGCGCGAGAAGACGAGGCCAAACGAGTGTCGGCCGCCCAAACCAAAGCCGAGGATTCTCGCGCCGAGTACGAGCACTGGCAGGTTCTCGCCAGTACCAATGCTCGAGCCATCGAACGCAAAGACCGGAAGCTGGAAGAGCTCAAGGCATTGCTGGACATCGAAGTTGCCAGGAGGAAGTCCGCAGAGCTGCGCGCCGAGGAAGCCCTGAAGATGCTCGGAGACACGCGGTCCGAGACACAACGGCAGCTGTCACAAGCATACGAGATGAAGGGAATGGCCGACACCAACCTTGAGACTGCCCGCGATGGCTTCAAGCGCATGACAGAGGGATACGAGCGCAAAATCCGCCAGATCAACGACGAGCTGAACGAGCTGCGAAGGAAGCGCCTCGAGGACGCCGACAAGATCAAGCGCCAGGCCATCATCAGCGACCAGCTCCAACACGAGTCGTCACGAGCTATCCGCACCGAGGCCAAGCTGACCAATCTCATGGAGGCTTACAAGACCGAGCACAAAAAGGAGGTGGAGCAGCTCGTCCAGGAGGCAGAGAAGCTGCGACGTGTACTCCCCGAGAAGGAGCGTGAGGCCCAAGAACTGGTTGACTCGCTGTGCCAGACTCGCGATAAGATGCGCTGGGTCATGACTCAACAGCAGCGCCAGACTGGGACCTGA